One part of the Carassius gibelio isolate Cgi1373 ecotype wild population from Czech Republic chromosome B6, carGib1.2-hapl.c, whole genome shotgun sequence genome encodes these proteins:
- the LOC127960158 gene encoding dynactin subunit 2 isoform X1 produces MADPKYANLPGIASNEPDVYETSDLPEDDQAQFESEELCSDSVERIVVNPNAAYDKFKDKHVSAKGLDFSDRISKSRRVGYESGEFELLAEGCGVKETPQQKYQRLVNEIHELCQDVEQIQVTTKESSSEERLTPVALAQQAAQLKQQLVSAHLDSVLGPNAHINLTDPDGALAKRLLTQLEVARGVRSTAGAESKTAAPKGPDGVILYELHSRPEQEKFTESAKVAELERRLAELETALGSGSEKQGPLSAGVQGSSLMDTIELLQARVGALDAATLDQVEARLQSVLGKMNEIAKHKASIEDAETQNKVSQLYDVVQKWDAMATSLPQLVQRLLAVRELHEQAMQFGQLLTHLDTTQQMINNSLKDNSTLLTQVQQTMKENLLSVEENFSALDQRMKKLSK; encoded by the exons ATGGCCGACCCGAAGTATGCAAACCTGCCGGGCATC GCCTCCAATGAGCCTGATGTCTACGAGACGAGTGATCTGCCCGAGGATGATCAGGCACAGTTTGAGTCG GAGGAGTTGTGTAGTGACAGCGTGGAGCGGATCGTCGTTAATCCCAACGCTGCTTACGACAAGTTCAAAGACAAACACGTCAGCGCCAAGGGTTTGG ATTTCTCGGACCGCATCAGTAAGAGTCGCAGGGTGGGCTACGAGTCTGGAGAGTTTGAGCTT TTAGCTGAGGGTTGTGGCGTGAAGGAAACTCCTCAGCAGAAATATCAGCGACTGGTTAATGAGATTCACGAGCTCTGCCAGGATGTGGAACAGATTCAG GTCACGACTAAAGAGAGCAGCTCGGAGGAGCGTTTGACTCCGGTGGCTTTGGCTCAGCAGGCGGCGCAGCTCAAACAGCAGCTGGTTTCAGCTCATCTGGACTCTGTGCTCGGACCCAACGCTCACATCAACCTCACCGACCCCGACGGAGCGCTCGCCAA GCGGTTGTTGACTCAGCTGGAGGTGGCCCGGGGCGTGAGGAGCACAGCGGGGGCAGAAAGCAAGACCGCGGCACCCAAAGGACCAGACGGAGTGATTCTCTATGAGCTCCACAGCCGACCGGAACAAGAAAAGTTCACAGAGTCTGCTAAA GTTGCAGAGCTGGAGAGACGGCTGGCCGAACTGGAGACAGCGCTGGGATCCGGCTCAGAGAAACAG GGTCCGCTCAGCGCCGGGGTTCAAGGATCCAGTCTGATG GACACTATAGAGCTGTTGCAGGCGCGGGTCGGTGCGCTGGACGCTGCCACACTGGACCAAGTGGAAGCCAGACTACAG AGCGTTCTGGGGAAGATGAATGAAATCGCCAAGCACAAGGCGTCCATCGAGGACGCTGAGACCCAGAACAAG GTGTCTCAGCTGTACGACGTGGTGCAGAAGTGGGATGCGATGGCCACGTCTCTCCCGCAGCTGGTGCAGAGACTGCTGGCCGTCAGAGAGCTGCACGAGCAGG CGATGCAGTTTGGGCAGCTGCTGACCCATCTGGACACGACACAGCAGATGATCAACAACTCTCTGAAGGACAACAGCACTCTGCTCACGCAG GTCCAGCAAACCATGAAGGAGAACCTGCTGTCTGTGGAGGAGAACTTCTCCGCGCTGGACCAGAGGATGAAGAAACTCTCCAAATAA
- the LOC127960158 gene encoding dynactin subunit 2 isoform X2 produces MADPKYANLPGIASNEPDVYETSDLPEDDQAQFESEELCSDSVERIVVNPNAAYDKFKDKHVSAKGLDFSDRISKSRRVGYESGEFELLAEGCGVKETPQQKYQRLVNEIHELCQDVEQIQVTTKESSSEERLTPVALAQQAAQLKQQLVSAHLDSVLGPNAHINLTDPDGALAKRLLTQLEVARGVRSTAGAESKTAAPKGPDGVILYELHSRPEQEKFTESAKVAELERRLAELETALGSGSEKQGPLSAGVQGSSLMDTIELLQARVGALDAATLDQVEARLQVKPEPSVMRILSLIFSPSCRSKPVIPSSFIFRTQIKIKMNSECSLTLHRQQRS; encoded by the exons ATGGCCGACCCGAAGTATGCAAACCTGCCGGGCATC GCCTCCAATGAGCCTGATGTCTACGAGACGAGTGATCTGCCCGAGGATGATCAGGCACAGTTTGAGTCG GAGGAGTTGTGTAGTGACAGCGTGGAGCGGATCGTCGTTAATCCCAACGCTGCTTACGACAAGTTCAAAGACAAACACGTCAGCGCCAAGGGTTTGG ATTTCTCGGACCGCATCAGTAAGAGTCGCAGGGTGGGCTACGAGTCTGGAGAGTTTGAGCTT TTAGCTGAGGGTTGTGGCGTGAAGGAAACTCCTCAGCAGAAATATCAGCGACTGGTTAATGAGATTCACGAGCTCTGCCAGGATGTGGAACAGATTCAG GTCACGACTAAAGAGAGCAGCTCGGAGGAGCGTTTGACTCCGGTGGCTTTGGCTCAGCAGGCGGCGCAGCTCAAACAGCAGCTGGTTTCAGCTCATCTGGACTCTGTGCTCGGACCCAACGCTCACATCAACCTCACCGACCCCGACGGAGCGCTCGCCAA GCGGTTGTTGACTCAGCTGGAGGTGGCCCGGGGCGTGAGGAGCACAGCGGGGGCAGAAAGCAAGACCGCGGCACCCAAAGGACCAGACGGAGTGATTCTCTATGAGCTCCACAGCCGACCGGAACAAGAAAAGTTCACAGAGTCTGCTAAA GTTGCAGAGCTGGAGAGACGGCTGGCCGAACTGGAGACAGCGCTGGGATCCGGCTCAGAGAAACAG GGTCCGCTCAGCGCCGGGGTTCAAGGATCCAGTCTGATG GACACTATAGAGCTGTTGCAGGCGCGGGTCGGTGCGCTGGACGCTGCCACACTGGACCAAGTGGAAGCCAGACTACAGGTGAAGCCAGAACCTTCAGT AATGAGAATTCTGTCtttaattttctcaccctcatgtcgttccaaacctgtaataccttcttcgttcatcttcagaacacaaattaagattaaaaTGAACTCCGAgtgctctctgaccctccatagacagcaaagaTCCTAA